From Carya illinoinensis cultivar Pawnee chromosome 5, C.illinoinensisPawnee_v1, whole genome shotgun sequence, one genomic window encodes:
- the LOC122309010 gene encoding cytosolic sulfotransferase 6-like, producing MSVLDSSFSQHLQEDELTPDQYGDFISSLPTTGFLSQYRGFWFPTMFMQGVLSLQKHFQAHETDILMMTPPKVGTTWLKAILFAIVNRKHHLDLQKHPLLTNNPHILVPYLDLHLYNKKEVPDLTSFPSPRLFSAHLPYTLLPRSVKDSTCKIVYLYRNPKDTFVSMWHFQKKLGTTIDSFEETFDKFCQGVNPFGPYWDHVLSYWNESLEKSQRVLCLRYEELKEQPTTQLKRIAEFLGCPFSSEEETKGMVQDISKLCSFDYLSKLEVNKNGITHNMKNENLFRRGEVGDWVNYLTPQMSEKLDDIFKEKFHGTGLTF from the coding sequence ATGTCTGTACTCGATTCATCTTTTTCCCAGCACTTGCAAGAAGATGAACTAACCCCAGATCAATACGGGGACTTCATATCCTCCCTACCAACAACAGGCTTCTTAAGTCAGTACCGTGGATTTTGGTTTCCAACCATGTTCATGCAGGGAGTTTTATCCCTCCAAAAACACTTCCAAGCTCATGAGACTGATATTCTAATGATGACCCCTCCCAAAGTTGGGACTACTTGGTTGAAGGCTATCTTGTTTGCTATAGTGAACCGAAAGCATCATCTAGACCTTCAAAAACATCCATTGCTCACAAACAATCCTCATATTCTTGTGCCCTACTTGGACTTACATCTCTACAATAAAAAAGAGGTTCCAGATCTCACCTCATTCCCCTCTCCAAGACTCTTTTCAGCTCATTTACCTTATACATTGCTACCAAGATCTGTTAAAGACTCAACCTGTAAGATTGTGTATTTGTATAGGAATCCTAAGGATACCTTTGTGTCTATGTGGCACTTCCAAAAAAAGTTAGGGACAACGATCGattcatttgaagaaacttttgataagttttgtCAAGGAGTGAATCCCTTTGGGCCATATTGGGATCATGTTTTGAGTTATTGgaatgaaagtttagaaaagtctCAAAGGGTACTCTGCTTGAGATATGAAGAATTGAAAGAGCAACCTACAACTCAGTTGAAGAGAATAGCCGAGTTCTTGGGATGTCCATTTTCTTCGGAAGAAGAGACAAAAGGTATGGTACAAGATATTTCAAAATTGTGTagttttgattatttgagcAAGTTGGAGGTGAATAAAAATGGAATAACCCATAATATGAAGAACGAAAACCTTTTTCGCCGAGGTGAGGTTGGAGATTGGGTAAATTACTTAACACCTCAAATGTCAGAGAAATTAGATgacatatttaaagaaaagtttCATGGTACTGGGCTAACATTTTAG